Below is a genomic region from Rouxiella chamberiensis.
GCGGGCAGCAGCCACGCAAACGCATCGCCGGGAACCAGAAACAGCATCAGCACCACACCAAATGCGGCACCCGAGCTGATGCCCAGCACTTCGGGGCTTGCCATCGCATTTCCGGTCAGCTTCTGAATGATGACCCCGGCCGAGGCGAGCATCACGCCTGCCGCAAGGGCGGCAAACACGCGCGGCGTACGCCACGGCAACAATCGGGTCAGCTCGTGTCCCATCGACCAGTGCCAGCCTTGCACGTTGCGGCCAAAGCACAGCGCCACGGCCAGTCCGGCCAGCATCAGCACGCCTGCCAGCAGCATCCAGCGGGCAAGATGATGGCGCTCATGGGGCACATGATCACCCTGATTCATCGGCGGGGGTACGGCGCTATGGCGCAGGCGCGGCAGGAGCCAGAGCAGAATCGGCGCGCCTACCAGCGCCGTGGCGGCCCCCGTCGAGACTTCGAACCATACGCCGCTTAGCCACAGGACAATCTGGTCGGTCAGCCACAGCAGCAACGCGCTGATAAGCGGAGCCAAAATCAGACGCGACACCAGACGACGCGCGCCCAGAATCTTCGCCAGCAAGGGGGCAAACAGGCCGATAAACCCGATGATGCCGACCGCATTAACTAGCTGCGCACTCATCAGAATGGCGAGCGCCAACACGATGAACCGCGCGGCGGAAAGCCCCAGTCCGAGATTTTTTGCCACACCGTCGTCGAGACCCAGCAGCGTCATCGGGCGCTGGAGCAAAAATGCCAGCAGCCACACCACCGCAACGCGCGGCAGCAGGAAACTCGCCGTGCTCCAGTCCTGCTGGTTCAGCGAACCGGTACTCCAGATATACAGGCTTTGCAGTTGCTGATAGTTAAACAGCCCAAGCAGGCTGCTGACCGCGCCACAGTAAAGGCCGAGTACCAGTCCCGCAAGGATGAGCGTCACCGGTGACATTCTCTTGCCCCAGGCGACGCCAAAGACCAGCAGACCCACGGTAATCGCGCCCAGCATGGCGGCGAATTGCTGGGTAATTTCTCCGCCCGGCAGGCTCCACAGGGTGGCTATCGTCAGACCCAGCTGCGCTCCGGCGGACACGCCCAGCGTCGAGGGTTCGGCAAGAGGATTGCGCAGTACCTGCTGAAACAGCAGGCCGACCAGCCCGAGTCCGGCACCGGCCAGCAGCGCCACCGCAGAGCGCGGCAGCAGGCTGTAATGAAACAGCATCTGGCGAACATCGTCGCTATCGGGTTGCCACAGCGCTTCGCGCCACAGGGTAAAAGGCAGTTGTCGATGCAGATTGAACAGATTGAGCAGTACGCAGAGAGCCGCGATAAAAACGAGCAGCGTCAGCGTCTGGCTGAGTGAGCGGCGATTCATACAGGCTTCCCGAGCGAGTCCGACAAGATGTGACAAAAGCGCATGGCGCAAAGCGTCGCGCCATAAAACCATACGGCAGGCACAATACTGAGCTGCTTTTCACGTACAAAAGGCAGCGACTGCCACAGGGGCGAGCGGGAAACCTCATCGATAATCGCCCCACTTCCGTGGTCGAAGCACAGTGCACGGGCATGCTTGATAGACGCCAGCCGCTCGATGCCCACGGTAACGCTGCCCCAGTAATTTTTCTCGCCGTCCCAGGCATTGCGCAGACCGACATCGGTCATCACCTCCTGCAACAGACTGCCTTCGCCAAACACCAGCACGTGGCGCTTATCGAGAAATGAAAACAGCAGGATCGGGCGATCGGCCGCCGATTTCACTCTCCGGCGAGTTTGTACAAGGGTGTCGTGATAGGTTTGCAGATGCGCGGCCGCGCGCTGTTGCAGGCCAAGATAGTCCGCCAGCCTGTTGAGTGAACGAATGGCCTGTTGCAGCGGATGCCCGCTGCCGTCGTTGGCGGTCACGGTCAGCACGGGCGCGATGGGCGTCAGCTGACTGGCTTTAGGTCCATAACCCTGTGATATCAATATCAGCGAGGGATTCATCTGCTGCATCAGTTCCATGTTCGGCGAGGTGCGTTGTCCAACCTCAATCACCGACGAAGGCAGCTTCGGCGCTTCGACCCACAGGTTGTAGTTGGGAATGTCGGCGACGCCCCAGGGTGTTACGCCCAGCGCCATCAGCAGCTCGGCGGGCAGCCATTCAAGCGCGATGATGCGCGTTAAATCGATGTTCGGCGCACTGTGCGCAGGCAACGCCGCCACCAGCGGTGCCAGTGCCATCGCCTGCAATACTCGACGACGGGTTAACGTAGTATCAAAAAAATTATTCATCAGGGTCCAATCCGCAAAATTATTGGCATTGCGCCAAGACGGCATGCATCGATGCCGCCTCAGGCAAGGAGTGGATAGCTTATTGGCGCTCCACCGCCGGGATGCGGCACTGTTCCCATCGGGATCCCGTACACCTGCTCCAGCACGTCGCTTCGCATCATCTCTTCGGGGCTGCCCTCGGCAATCATCCTGCCGCCGCGCAGCGCCACGAGGCGATCGCAGTAGCGGGCGGCCATGTTGATGTCATGCAGCACGGCAATCACCGTCAGCCCTTTCTCATGGCTCAGGCGCTGGATAAGCGCCAGCACATCGACCTGATGGGCGATGTCCAGCGCGGAGGTCGGCTCGTCGAGCAGCAGGCAACGGCTGTCCTGCGCGACCATCATTGCCAGCCAGGCGCGCTGGCGTTCGCCGCCGGAGAGGCTGTCTACAAGGCGTTGGGCAAAAGGTTTAAGCCCCACCAGCGCGATAGCCTCCTCGACCTTTTCGCGATCATTTTGTCGAAAACGCCCCAGCGCGCCGTGCCAGGGATAGCGACCGATAGCCACCAGCTCGCTGACCGTCATGCCTTCCGCGGCCGGAAGCTGCTGCGGAAGATAGGCCACCTGGCGGGCAAAAGCTTTGCTGTCCCACTGGTCGACCGGTTTTTCATTGAGCAGCACGTTTCCCGAGGAGGCGGGTTGATGGCGACCCAGCATTTTAAGCAAGGTCGATTTTCCGGAGCCGTTGTGACCAATCAGGCCATACACTTTTCGCTGGGGAAAAGAGAGAGAAAGTGGCGCCAGCAAGGTCCGTCCCGGTACGGTGAAACTGACCTCGTCCAGCCGATAAACGCTGTCGTCGAGCGCCTCTTGCTGTTCTGTTTTCATAATGGCCTATCGTTATGTGACTCGGGCGCATTCGACGATGCGCCCGATGATTTTCTACGTGCAAACCCCGTTAGAAGCGGAAGGTTGCCGTCGCGACTATCTGGCGATCGGTGCCCCAATAGCAGGCGTAATCACGGTAGCAGCTGGCAACGTATTCGCGATCGAACAGGTTGTTGACATTGACACCCACGGAAGAGCCCGGCAGGCCGAAACGTCCCAAATCATATTTCACAGTCGCATCGACAAGGGTGTAGCTCGCCACGTTAAACGGCTGATTGGTATCGGAACCGGTCGTGTACAAGCTTGATGTCGCGCCGACGTAACGCACGCCGGAACCCACCGTCAGACCACTCAGCGCCGACTCGTGGAAGGTGTAATCCGCCCACAGGGACGCCATGTTGCGCGGCACTTCCACCGGACGCTGGCCTTCGTAGTTGGTATCGTGCGTGTATTTCGCATCGGTAAAGGTATACGAAGCGATAACATTAATATTGGCATTTACGGCGGCTTTGGCTTCAAGCTCCACACCGCGTGAACGAATTACCCCGGATTGCACGCTGGCAAAGGTGTTATCAGGGTCAACGGTCAGGTTGTTGTCTTTGGTCAGCTGATAAACCGCGGCTGTCAGGCTGATTGGACGATCTTCAGGAATGTATTTCAGACCGGCTTCGTACTGTTTGCCGATGGAAGGCTTGAACGGCGTACCGCCCGCTGTCGAACCGGAGGTAGGTTCGAAGGACTGGCTGTAGCTGAAGTAAGGAGAAATGCCGTTGTCGAACAGATAGTTAAGACCGCCGCGCCAGGTGAAGCGGTGATCCTTGATTTCGGCCGTTGTGCCCGTGGTACGGGTCAGTGTCGAAGTTTTGGCAATGTCGTAACGACCGCCGGCGGTCAGGATCCAGTGGTTCCACTCGGCCTGATCCTGAAGATAAAGGCCCGTTTGCTCCTGACGATTCAACACGTTATAGAGGAAACCGCCCTGCGCATTGGAGTTGCTGTAGTCCGGGTTGGTCAGGCTCAGATTGCTGGCCGTGCCGTAATCCGCGTCGATGCTGTTGCTCATGCGCATGTAGTCAACGCCCATCAGCAAGGTGTGATCGACGGTCGCCGTCGCGAATTTGGCCTGTGCCTGGGTATCGACGTCAAAGTTATTCAGCTTCTCGGCGGAAACCACCGAAGCACGGGAGATTTGCGCCGGTGCCACATAACCGGTGTCATAAACGCCGGTATATTTGCTGTTGATCTTGGTGTAGCGCAGGTTTTGGCGCACGGTCCAGGTGTCGTCGAACTGATGATCGAAACTGTAGCCGACCATCTTCTGATTACGCGACAGCTTGCTGTTGGCGTCACCGTCGTTGAAGTCGGTAGAGAGTTTGCGGGCATTGCCGTTGGCATCATTGTACGGCACGACTGTGCCCTGACGCGGCAACCAGCCATAGAAGCCCGAATCCGGATCGTCCTGGAAATTGCTCAGGAAGGTAAAGGTCGTCTTGTCGTCAGGACGCCAGCTAAAGGACGGCGCAATCGCGAAACGCTTCTCTTTGGCCAGCACCTGCTGGGTATTCTGGCTATGCGCCACGCCGGTTAACCGGTAGGAATAGACACCTGCATCGTCAATGGCATCGCTGAAATCAAAACCGGTCTGATAAAGGCTGTCGGATCCCATCTTGAACTGCACTTCGTGCAGAGGTTCGGTGGTAGGACGCTTGCTGACCATCGACACCACACCGCCCGGATTACTCTTGCCATACAGGACGGAAGCCGGACCACGCAGCAATTCGACGCGCTCCAGGAAATACGGGTCCATCGACACTTCGGAGTAGTTGTCGCCTTGCAGCTTGATGCCGTCCAGATACTGATTGGTATTGACCGACGTAAAGCCGCGAATGGCGAGCGCATCGTAAGTGCTTGAACTGCCACGGCTGGCGAACACACCCGGCGCGTAGCTCAGCGCTTCTTTCACCGTTGTTGGCTGGCGCATGTCCATTTCTTCACGCGTTACCACAGAGATAGACTGCGGCGTCTTGACGAGTGGAGTGTCGGTTTTTGTTCCGGTGGCGCTGTGTTTGGCGACGATGGTCGGCGCGGGACCCCACGCGGACTCCGGCGCGACGTTGGATGCGCCATCGCCAACAACCGTGATAGTGTCATTTTTTGGCGCACTCGGCGCTGTTTCGGCGGCAACCGCTTGAAAAGTAATGCCAGCCAATGTCGTAGCGATAGTTAATGCGAGTGTAGTCGGGAGCAGTCGAGTTGAGCCGTTTTTCACATACGGCGCGCGCATAGTGGCCATTGTTTTCTCTCTGGAGATATTGGAATAGGAATAGAAACGATAATTATTATTATAACGATCGCACTATATGCTCAACCCTCCGAAAGTTGCAAGAGCATTTACTTTGAACACTTAGACGAAGAAGTCTTGTTAACCCTGTAATCTCTGGGGTCAAAAGGCAGAGAGGCCAGAGTCTGCGCGGCCTGACGAAAGGCGAAAAAAGCGCGATGGGCATCGCGCTTTGTATTTTGTCATCGATATCGCTTAAGACTTAAGGAAAATAGCGCTGTCGGCCTTATTTACTGCCGAACATGTCTTTTATCCATCCTGCGACACCATTACTGTCTTTCTGCTCATCCTGCGGTTGCTGCTGTTGCTGCGGCTGCTGGCCCTGCTGCTGACCCTGTTGCTGCTGCAAAAGCTGCTGCTGTTGCTGTTGCTGTTGCTGCTGATAAGCCGCGGCCTGCGAAGCCTGACACAGCGCGTTGGCATCGTCGGTCCAGACCGGAAGCGTACGCAGCCCGCCGCCGGACAGCAAACCGCCGCCTGAATTACAGATAAAGTTACCGCCGTCATCAACGTTCATCATGCTGACGTCGTCCGGCACCTGAAGGTCCAGCGGCATTGGCGTAATGTTGCCGAGGTATCGGCTGTACAGCGCCAGCGCACCGGTTGAACCCCACAGTTTGGAAGGTCCGTTGTTGTCGCGGCCGACCCAGGTAATCGCCACCTGGTTGCCATCGATACCCGCAAACCAGCTATCGCGCAGTTCGTTCGAGGTCCCGGTTTTCGCCGCCAGATGCAGTTTCGGATACTTCACCGCCAGCGCACGCGAGGTCCCTTCGGACACCACTTGCTGCATCGCGTACAGCGTCAGATAGGCCGCTTCGGACGGCACCACGCGTTCAGCCTGCGGATAGCTCTGATACAGCACGGTGCCGTCATCACCAATCACGGAACGCACCGCCGACAGCGGTGCCTTGTCGCCGCCGCTGGCAATGGTCTGATACTCCTGGGCCACTTCCATCGGCGTCAGGGCAATCGCGCCGAGCAGCATGGACGGCGTCTGGTTCAGCGACGTTTTCGGCACACCCAGATTGATGAGCGTCTTGGTAATGTCATCCAGACCGACCGACATGCCGAGGTTTACCGTCGGCACGTTCATAGAACGCGCCAGCGCATCGACCAGCAGAACCTGTCCACGGAACTGGTTATCGTCGTTGTGCGGCGACCAGGTCTG
It encodes:
- the fhuB gene encoding Fe(3+)-hydroxamate ABC transporter permease FhuB, coding for MNRRSLSQTLTLLVFIAALCVLLNLFNLHRQLPFTLWREALWQPDSDDVRQMLFHYSLLPRSAVALLAGAGLGLVGLLFQQVLRNPLAEPSTLGVSAGAQLGLTIATLWSLPGGEITQQFAAMLGAITVGLLVFGVAWGKRMSPVTLILAGLVLGLYCGAVSSLLGLFNYQQLQSLYIWSTGSLNQQDWSTASFLLPRVAVVWLLAFLLQRPMTLLGLDDGVAKNLGLGLSAARFIVLALAILMSAQLVNAVGIIGFIGLFAPLLAKILGARRLVSRLILAPLISALLLWLTDQIVLWLSGVWFEVSTGAATALVGAPILLWLLPRLRHSAVPPPMNQGDHVPHERHHLARWMLLAGVLMLAGLAVALCFGRNVQGWHWSMGHELTRLLPWRTPRVFAALAAGVMLASAGVIIQKLTGNAMASPEVLGISSGAAFGVVLMLFLVPGDAFAWLLPAGSLGAGITLLIIMLISGMRSFSPERMLLTGIALSTAYNTVLVLLLASGDPRMGDLLSWISGSTYSVTAAQAWRSGIIAVVLLALVPFCRRWIGILPLGSVTGRSIGMALTSSRITLLALAAVMTAVATLTVGPMSFIGLMAPHMARMLGFRRAIPQWMVASALGGVLMVLADWCGRMILFPNQIPAGLLATFIGAPYFVYLLRKQAS
- the fhuD gene encoding Fe(3+)-hydroxamate ABC transporter substrate-binding protein FhuD — protein: MNNFFDTTLTRRRVLQAMALAPLVAALPAHSAPNIDLTRIIALEWLPAELLMALGVTPWGVADIPNYNLWVEAPKLPSSVIEVGQRTSPNMELMQQMNPSLILISQGYGPKASQLTPIAPVLTVTANDGSGHPLQQAIRSLNRLADYLGLQQRAAAHLQTYHDTLVQTRRRVKSAADRPILLFSFLDKRHVLVFGEGSLLQEVMTDVGLRNAWDGEKNYWGSVTVGIERLASIKHARALCFDHGSGAIIDEVSRSPLWQSLPFVREKQLSIVPAVWFYGATLCAMRFCHILSDSLGKPV
- the fhuC gene encoding Fe3+-hydroxamate ABC transporter ATP-binding protein FhuC, whose translation is MKTEQQEALDDSVYRLDEVSFTVPGRTLLAPLSLSFPQRKVYGLIGHNGSGKSTLLKMLGRHQPASSGNVLLNEKPVDQWDSKAFARQVAYLPQQLPAAEGMTVSELVAIGRYPWHGALGRFRQNDREKVEEAIALVGLKPFAQRLVDSLSGGERQRAWLAMMVAQDSRCLLLDEPTSALDIAHQVDVLALIQRLSHEKGLTVIAVLHDINMAARYCDRLVALRGGRMIAEGSPEEMMRSDVLEQVYGIPMGTVPHPGGGAPISYPLLA
- the fhuA gene encoding ferrichrome porin FhuA, which translates into the protein MATMRAPYVKNGSTRLLPTTLALTIATTLAGITFQAVAAETAPSAPKNDTITVVGDGASNVAPESAWGPAPTIVAKHSATGTKTDTPLVKTPQSISVVTREEMDMRQPTTVKEALSYAPGVFASRGSSSTYDALAIRGFTSVNTNQYLDGIKLQGDNYSEVSMDPYFLERVELLRGPASVLYGKSNPGGVVSMVSKRPTTEPLHEVQFKMGSDSLYQTGFDFSDAIDDAGVYSYRLTGVAHSQNTQQVLAKEKRFAIAPSFSWRPDDKTTFTFLSNFQDDPDSGFYGWLPRQGTVVPYNDANGNARKLSTDFNDGDANSKLSRNQKMVGYSFDHQFDDTWTVRQNLRYTKINSKYTGVYDTGYVAPAQISRASVVSAEKLNNFDVDTQAQAKFATATVDHTLLMGVDYMRMSNSIDADYGTASNLSLTNPDYSNSNAQGGFLYNVLNRQEQTGLYLQDQAEWNHWILTAGGRYDIAKTSTLTRTTGTTAEIKDHRFTWRGGLNYLFDNGISPYFSYSQSFEPTSGSTAGGTPFKPSIGKQYEAGLKYIPEDRPISLTAAVYQLTKDNNLTVDPDNTFASVQSGVIRSRGVELEAKAAVNANINVIASYTFTDAKYTHDTNYEGQRPVEVPRNMASLWADYTFHESALSGLTVGSGVRYVGATSSLYTTGSDTNQPFNVASYTLVDATVKYDLGRFGLPGSSVGVNVNNLFDREYVASCYRDYACYWGTDRQIVATATFRF